Within the Bacillota bacterium genome, the region TACCGGGGGCAAATCGATGTTATGTTCAACAGCCATAATACCATCCGGTTTAAGGCACCCGGCAGCTAATCCTAGTACGCGCTTATAATTCCCGATTTCTTCATAGGGGGGGTCTATATAGACAAAATCAAATTTCTGTTGTTCCATCGCCAATTGCCTGCACGCCAGCGCCGCGTCCCGGCATACAAGCTTAGATTTATTAACAAGCTCAAGATTTCTTAGGTTCTCCCTCAGCACCGGACATACCCGTGGGCTTTTTTCTACAAAAGTACAGTGGTCTGCGCCCCGGCTCAGGGCCTCGATGCCAATGGCGCCGGTGCCGGCAAATAA harbors:
- the rsmD gene encoding 16S rRNA (guanine(966)-N(2))-methyltransferase RsmD; this translates as MLQSTGGENMRITGGSLRGRTLKSLKGKGTRPTASRVREAIFNIVQARILGSRWLDLFAGTGAIGIEALSRGADHCTFVEKSPRVCPVLRENLRNLELVNKSKLVCRDAALACRQLAMEQQKFDFVYIDPPYEEIGNYKRVLGLAAGCLKPDGIMAVEHNIDLPPVTETALVEIQSRRYGDTAVTFFRNETR